TCTACGTCGTAAAATTTACTGCCACTTGCACGGTTGATCGTGATTGGGTAAGGGGCAAAATGTTTAATATTTGCGGTCATCCCACCCGGCATCACCTTCCGTGCCCGTTCCATATGCGCTCGCGACTGTGTGGTCCGCTCCGTGTAAACCTCGTCAGGATGTGCAACGTTTTGCAAACTCATCGTTTTCGATTCCTCCGATAAAATTTTTACTTCATAATTTAAATATATGAATGCTTTCTTTCATTATACACAGAGGACAAGGGTTTGTGAACCGTTCCTTTCGTTTTTAGGTAAAAGATGAAATATTTCATTCATTTGTTGAGCGAACAACAGCATTCGGACATTTTTTTAGTGTAAACGGACCCCTGTCCAAACGATCCACCAGTTCGGATGATCTTATCTATTTCATTCCCAAACTGTCCGAGCTTAATCCCAGTTCGGACAGTTTCTCAATTTTAAATGTGCAAAGTGTCCGAGTTCACTCTTATTCGGACACTTATTTCAATTCCATGCCTTATCTGTCCCATCGCGTGTGCGTTTTATGAAGGGGATCTTTCATATTGATTAGTTTTTTGAATCTTTTAATTCTTTTTTGACCTATAGAATAGCAACTGCTATACTGTCGTTGGAAGAGGAGCCCATATTTTTCTATCTGAAAGGAGTGTTTCCATATGGCTCAACCAAAGTACATTACAAAAATTGATCAAATTGAGCAAATTCCTGAAGGTGAAAGAGAACGGTTAAAGAAAATAACGGAAAAATTTGTTTTCCGTGTCAATGAATATTACTTAGGATTGATTAATTGGGAAGATCCGGATGATCCGATTAAAAATTTAGTGATTCCAAATGAAAACGAACTTTCCGAATATGGGCGCTGGGACGCTTCCGACGAAGATACCAACTATGTCGTTCCTGGTTGCCAACATAAATATGAAACGACTGCCTTATTGATTTGTTCCGAAGTATGCGGGGCTTATTGCCGCTATTGTTTCCGCAAGCGTTTGTTCAGAAATGATGTAAAAGAAGCGATGTCCGATGTGGATCCGGGAATTGAGTATATTCGCAATCATCCCGAAATTAACAATGTGTTGCTCACCGGCGGAGATCCTTTAATTCTGGCGACGAAAAAACTTCGCTACATCATTGAAGAACTCCGGTCCATCCCGCATGTGAAAATCATTCGTATCGGCTCCAAGCTTCCGGTCTTTAACCCGATGCGCATTTATGAAGACGAGGCGTTGCTTGAGTTATTCAGGGAGTATTCCACGCCAGATAACCGAATCTATGTGATGGCCCACGTCAATCACCCGAGAGAAATCACAGACGAAGCAAAACGAGGCTTTCAGGCGCTTCACGATGCCGGCGTCATGGTTGTCAACCAAACGCCCGTTTTAAAAGGCATTAATGATAACCCAGACGATCTTACCGAATTGCTCGATAAACTGTCCTGGGCGGGCGTGACCCCTTATTACTTTTTTATTAACCGACCCGTTGCCGGGAACACCGATTTTGTACTCAGCCTAAAAGAAGCCTACGAGGCGGTGGAAGAAGCGAAGGCCCGCACAAGCGGCCTCGGGAAACGAATTCGTCTCTCCATGAGCCATACATCCGGCAAAATTGAAATCTTGGCAATCGAAGACGGAAAAGCCTATTTAAAATACCATCAATCCCGAGACGGCAATTACGGGAAATTTATGGTGCTGGATTGCCCCGACGATGCCGGCTGGTTCGACGAACTCCCCGGAAACGAAGCATATTGGACACCGCCGAAGAAAAAGACAGAAGAAGTCGTATCCGTCAATCAAATGTCCGACATGCCGCAAAAAGGCAAACGGAGAGCCCCAAGCAAACGACAAACGTCCTAAATTGGACACCGGCTTAGCCAGACAAAGCCAAGCATCGAATAAGCCGAGGTAAAGGGCTCTCCTTTTCCTCGGCTTATTTTATTCGTCGGTCATTTTATTCTCCAGTGTTCCAATCAAAGGTACATGAATCGACACATCATCTCCGGGACGCAAATATCGGGGAGGGTCCATCCCCTTTCCGACACCAGCGGGCGTGCCTGTCGCAATAATATCACCTGGTTCCAACGTCATTCCCCGGGAAATAATTTGGATCAAGTCCGGAATGTCGAAAATCATATCGGTCAACGGTGCTGACTGGCGCACCTCCCCGTTGACTTCCGTCGACAATCTCTCGCCAGCGAGCGCGGCCTCGCTCACGTCTGTGACAATCACCGGACCGATCGGGCTAAATCCATCTAATCCTTTTCCGAGAAAAAACTGTTTATGTCTGCTTTGCAAATCCCTTGCCGTAAGATCATTTAACAAGGTGATGCCGAATACATAATCCCACGCTTCTTCCCTTTCAATCTTGGCCCCTTCGCGGCCAATGACGACAGCAACTTCTCCTTCGTAATCCACTTGTTCACTTACGTCCTGTTGCAAGCGTACCGGCTGTCCGTGTCCGATGATACTAGTGTGCGGTTTTGTGAAAATCAGCGGATGCTCTGGGATATCTGCATCACTGCCAAGTTCAATGGCATGGGCCGCGTAATTTTTGCCTACACACATAATATTCTTCGGCGTTTTGGCAATTGGGGCACTCCTTTTTATCTCCGAGGGCTGCACCCAAAAATCCCCGTCAGGCATAGCAGTTGCCTGCTCCAGCACTTTTTTCGCTTGTTTTAGGAAAGCTTCGCCGCGATGAATGGCGGTTAACATATCGGCGGGGCATTCGGTTCCCGGTTGCAGTTGCCGCAAAGCTTCCTCGAGCACTAAAATTCGCTGGCCATCTTCACGTTCAATTCCCAGTTGCGTTTTATTGTCATACACCATCGATAGTAATCGCAGCATGTTTATTTACCTCTCCCTAGAAGTTGGAAATTGATCAGGATACGCACGTACCGATGCAAACATTTCTTCCCTTTCACTTTCATCAGCGAGAACGGCATGTCCAAGGTGCAAAGGCGGGATTTGCTTAAACCCGCAAAAATCAACAATCGCTGTCTTAAATAATTGTTCCATCCAGTCCTTTTGACCATTTTCCCATACGTCCCGCGGTGCGCCGGTCGTATAAATCATGCCGAGCGGTCTGCCTTCCATTTTCGGGATCGGCCTTTCATTTTCCAGTTCAAATGCGAACCCATAAGCCAACACACGATCCACATAACCTTTTCCGATCGCTGGAAAACCTCCCCACCAGACCGGAAATAGGAAAGTGATCGCTTCTGCTCGCTCCACATAAGCATGCTCTTTTGCAATATCATCTGCGTAACGGCCGGATAATGAATGTTCATATTCTGCTTGCGTTAAGAGCGGTGCAAACGGAAGCCTGTACAAATCGCGCACGACAACTTCTTTTCCCAAATTTTGCAAGGCTTCGCGATACGCAGTTAAAACCGCATGATTAAAGCTATCCTTACTTGGGTGCATATAAACGATCAAGTGCACGTTTTCGCCCCCCTTTTCGGAAGCTGATCCGTCTGATATGAGCCCTTATTGTACTATTTTTTTACGAGAAAGAGCGGTTGTCCGTAATCAACAAGTTCTCCGTTCTCAACGAGAATCTCCTTGATTTCTCCTTCGATTTCCGCCTCTATTTCGTTCATTAATTTCATCGCTTCGACAATGCATACCACGGATGATTCATTGATTCGGTCCCCGGGCTGAACATAAGCATCGGCATCAGGTGAGGGCGCGCGATAAAA
The Salicibibacter kimchii DNA segment above includes these coding regions:
- a CDS encoding KamA family radical SAM protein; this translates as MAQPKYITKIDQIEQIPEGERERLKKITEKFVFRVNEYYLGLINWEDPDDPIKNLVIPNENELSEYGRWDASDEDTNYVVPGCQHKYETTALLICSEVCGAYCRYCFRKRLFRNDVKEAMSDVDPGIEYIRNHPEINNVLLTGGDPLILATKKLRYIIEELRSIPHVKIIRIGSKLPVFNPMRIYEDEALLELFREYSTPDNRIYVMAHVNHPREITDEAKRGFQALHDAGVMVVNQTPVLKGINDNPDDLTELLDKLSWAGVTPYYFFINRPVAGNTDFVLSLKEAYEAVEEAKARTSGLGKRIRLSMSHTSGKIEILAIEDGKAYLKYHQSRDGNYGKFMVLDCPDDAGWFDELPGNEAYWTPPKKKTEEVVSVNQMSDMPQKGKRRAPSKRQTS
- a CDS encoding fumarylacetoacetate hydrolase family protein, with translation MLRLLSMVYDNKTQLGIEREDGQRILVLEEALRQLQPGTECPADMLTAIHRGEAFLKQAKKVLEQATAMPDGDFWVQPSEIKRSAPIAKTPKNIMCVGKNYAAHAIELGSDADIPEHPLIFTKPHTSIIGHGQPVRLQQDVSEQVDYEGEVAVVIGREGAKIEREEAWDYVFGITLLNDLTARDLQSRHKQFFLGKGLDGFSPIGPVIVTDVSEAALAGERLSTEVNGEVRQSAPLTDMIFDIPDLIQIISRGMTLEPGDIIATGTPAGVGKGMDPPRYLRPGDDVSIHVPLIGTLENKMTDE
- a CDS encoding NAD(P)H-dependent oxidoreductase; the protein is MHLIVYMHPSKDSFNHAVLTAYREALQNLGKEVVVRDLYRLPFAPLLTQAEYEHSLSGRYADDIAKEHAYVERAEAITFLFPVWWGGFPAIGKGYVDRVLAYGFAFELENERPIPKMEGRPLGMIYTTGAPRDVWENGQKDWMEQLFKTAIVDFCGFKQIPPLHLGHAVLADESEREEMFASVRAYPDQFPTSRER